In Chaetodon trifascialis isolate fChaTrf1 chromosome 2, fChaTrf1.hap1, whole genome shotgun sequence, one DNA window encodes the following:
- the pecam1b gene encoding platelet endothelial cell adhesion molecule isoform X5: MGLLLLLTSTLLSSYFHPGRVVNAQQSFTIRDVTLSIEPSTDVTRDTNVTLRCQAIVSSSGQEPLSREYTIYKDSNTIYTKTSSTSEDLLYPLPEVRVSNTGKYKCAVNIEGKQVTSEAKKLTVTGLSRPVLHLNKRAVSEGEELTASCTAPGETGFIFFYFYEDSKEILEKQVNSNQAEAKLRFNSIGIHKIHCSYIVLVTPGSFKSNQSTSITVSVKELPITVVLEIAPQYKIYEGDQLVILCTMNNFAHSSESVHLYLSQGTRLLSTGSTKVNHSMVAQAKDPGEFECRLEMGNIVKVTTKTVSVTELFSVPTLTMSPAEVFQKDYMTLTCKSESYATERLSKGELTYSLDPPQSFLMSKDNGVFFGKALLYDFNYTCVAQAKGVVKHSETLTVRPKVAVSIPKISVVGRAVLGQPFKVLCQSDTGSLPINYTLLKDYTPLSTTSVKLPFQQALFTVNITNTNEINKYMCEAKNSHKEGPLSKRLNATVVVPLSDLILSFISNSQEISEGGYLYLICSTLGTPPITFKLYHEGTEQPVYSTTSNLNHTSYEIPVLSKEHSGKYYCEAVNHANIVITSDPVIIDVHLALWKKAVIGVFSLVVLLVLLVAAVLYFRSNRGKREAAAELSVKPSSPKSDDSLTVNLTHDTEVYNAATDAAPLYDGTEGRVTNGVRDSVASLPNDISNRSSYSIPATV; the protein is encoded by the exons ATGGGACTCCTGCTACTGCTCACCTCCACGCTCCTGTCCAGCT ACTTCCATCCAGGGAGAGTGGTGAATGCACAGCAAT CATTCACAATAAGAGACGTCACGCTGTCCATCGAGCCCAGCACTGACGTGACTCGGGACACTAATGTGACTCTGAGATGTCAAGCCATCGTGAGCAGCTCAGGGCAGGAGCCGCTCAGCCGTGAGTACACTATATACAAGGACAGCAACACAATCTACACCAAGACCTCCAGCACCTCAGAGGACCTTCTGTACCCACTGCCCGAGGTCAGAGTGTCCAACACCGGCAAATATAAGTGCGCGGTCAACATTGAGGGCAAACAGGTGACCAGCGAAGCCAAGAAGCTCACAGTGACAG GCCTGTCAAGACCAGTCCTCCACCTTAACAAACGCGCGGTCAGTGAAGGGGAGGAGCTAACGGCCAGCTGTACGGCACCCGGCGAGACAGGCTTCATTTTCTTCTACTTCTATGAAGACTCCAAAGAAATCCTGGAGAAGCAGGTCAACTCCAACCAGGCAGAGGCCAAGCTTCGCTTCAACAGCATTGGCATACACAAAATTCACTGTTCCTACATTGTTCTCGTAACGCCAGGCTCCTTCAAGTCCAACCAAAGCACCAGCATCACTGTTTCAGTCAAAG AGCTGCCTATCACCGTGGTTTTGGAGATTGCCCCTCAGTACAAGATCTATGAAGGAGACCAACTTGTCATCTTGTGCACCATGAACAACTTTGCACATAGCTCTGAAAGTGTCCACCTCTACCTGAGCCAGGGGACCCGCCTTCTCAGCACTGGAAGCACCAAAGTCAACCACAGCATGGTCGCACAGGCAAAGGACCCTGGAGAGTTTGAGTGCAGATTAGAGATGGGAAATATAGTGAAAGTCACCACAAAGACAGTTTCAGTGACTG AGCTGTTTTCAGTGCCCACTCTCACCATGTCTCCAGCTGAAGTCTTTCAAAAGGACTATATGACACTAACCTGCAAAAGTGAGAGCTACGCCACTGAAAGACTCAGCAAGGGAGAGCTGACTTACAGTCTTGATCCACCCCAAAGCTTCCTGATGTCCAAGGACAACGGAGTATTTTTTGGCAAGGCCCTGCTGTATGATTTCAACTATACCTGTGTCGCTCAAGCCAAGGGCGTcgtgaaacacagtgaaacccTGACTGTACGTCCCAAAG TTGCTGTCTCCATTCCAAAGATCTCGGTGGTTGGCAGGGCAGTCCTGGGACAGCCCTTTAAGGTCCTCTGTCAGTCAGACACTGGCAGCCTGCCGATAAACTACACCCTGCTGAAGGATTACACCCCACTGAGCACAACCAGCGTCAAGCTGCCTTTTCAGCAAGCTCTCTTCACAGTCAACATCACCAACACTAATGAGATAAACAAGTACATGTGCGAGGCAAAGAATAGTCACAAGGAAGGCCCGCTCAGTAAAAGACTCAATGCTACTGTCGTAG TGCCTCTCTCAGACCTGATTCTGAGCTTCATCTCCAACTCACAAGAAATTTCTGAGGGAGGTTACCTCTACCTCATATGCAGCACTCTTGGCACACCACCCATCACCTTTAAATTGTACCATGAAGGCACTGAACAGCCCGTGTACAGCACAACCTCCAACCTGAACCACACAAGCTACGAGATCCCCGTTTTGTCCAAAGAGCACAGCGGCAAGTACTACTGCGAGGCTGTCAACCACGCCAACATCGTCATCACCAGTGACCCGGTCATCATAGATG TGCACCTGGCCTTGTGGAAGAAAGCTGTGATTGGGGTGTTCAGTCTGGTcgtgttgttggtgttgttggtgGCTGCTGTGCTGTACTTCAGATCcaacagag GtaaaagagaagcagctgctgaatTGTCAGT
- the pecam1b gene encoding platelet endothelial cell adhesion molecule isoform X8 produces the protein MGLLLLLTSTLLSSYFHPGRVVNAQQSFTIRDVTLSIEPSTDVTRDTNVTLRCQAIVSSSGQEPLSREYTIYKDSNTIYTKTSSTSEDLLYPLPEVRVSNTGKYKCAVNIEGKQVTSEAKKLTVTGLSRPVLHLNKRAVSEGEELTASCTAPGETGFIFFYFYEDSKEILEKQVNSNQAEAKLRFNSIGIHKIHCSYIVLVTPGSFKSNQSTSITVSVKELPITVVLEIAPQYKIYEGDQLVILCTMNNFAHSSESVHLYLSQGTRLLSTGSTKVNHSMVAQAKDPGEFECRLEMGNIVKVTTKTVSVTELFSVPTLTMSPAEVFQKDYMTLTCKSESYATERLSKGELTYSLDPPQSFLMSKDNGVFFGKALLYDFNYTCVAQAKGVVKHSETLTVRPKVAVSIPKISVVGRAVLGQPFKVLCQSDTGSLPINYTLLKDYTPLSTTSVKLPFQQALFTVNITNTNEINKYMCEAKNSHKEGPLSKRLNATVVVPLSDLILSFISNSQEISEGGYLYLICSTLGTPPITFKLYHEGTEQPVYSTTSNLNHTSYEIPVLSKEHSGKYYCEAVNHANIVITSDPVIIDVHLALWKKAVIGVFSLVVLLVLLVAAVLYFRSNRGRETYSPPASKREAAAELSVRSTTL, from the exons ATGGGACTCCTGCTACTGCTCACCTCCACGCTCCTGTCCAGCT ACTTCCATCCAGGGAGAGTGGTGAATGCACAGCAAT CATTCACAATAAGAGACGTCACGCTGTCCATCGAGCCCAGCACTGACGTGACTCGGGACACTAATGTGACTCTGAGATGTCAAGCCATCGTGAGCAGCTCAGGGCAGGAGCCGCTCAGCCGTGAGTACACTATATACAAGGACAGCAACACAATCTACACCAAGACCTCCAGCACCTCAGAGGACCTTCTGTACCCACTGCCCGAGGTCAGAGTGTCCAACACCGGCAAATATAAGTGCGCGGTCAACATTGAGGGCAAACAGGTGACCAGCGAAGCCAAGAAGCTCACAGTGACAG GCCTGTCAAGACCAGTCCTCCACCTTAACAAACGCGCGGTCAGTGAAGGGGAGGAGCTAACGGCCAGCTGTACGGCACCCGGCGAGACAGGCTTCATTTTCTTCTACTTCTATGAAGACTCCAAAGAAATCCTGGAGAAGCAGGTCAACTCCAACCAGGCAGAGGCCAAGCTTCGCTTCAACAGCATTGGCATACACAAAATTCACTGTTCCTACATTGTTCTCGTAACGCCAGGCTCCTTCAAGTCCAACCAAAGCACCAGCATCACTGTTTCAGTCAAAG AGCTGCCTATCACCGTGGTTTTGGAGATTGCCCCTCAGTACAAGATCTATGAAGGAGACCAACTTGTCATCTTGTGCACCATGAACAACTTTGCACATAGCTCTGAAAGTGTCCACCTCTACCTGAGCCAGGGGACCCGCCTTCTCAGCACTGGAAGCACCAAAGTCAACCACAGCATGGTCGCACAGGCAAAGGACCCTGGAGAGTTTGAGTGCAGATTAGAGATGGGAAATATAGTGAAAGTCACCACAAAGACAGTTTCAGTGACTG AGCTGTTTTCAGTGCCCACTCTCACCATGTCTCCAGCTGAAGTCTTTCAAAAGGACTATATGACACTAACCTGCAAAAGTGAGAGCTACGCCACTGAAAGACTCAGCAAGGGAGAGCTGACTTACAGTCTTGATCCACCCCAAAGCTTCCTGATGTCCAAGGACAACGGAGTATTTTTTGGCAAGGCCCTGCTGTATGATTTCAACTATACCTGTGTCGCTCAAGCCAAGGGCGTcgtgaaacacagtgaaacccTGACTGTACGTCCCAAAG TTGCTGTCTCCATTCCAAAGATCTCGGTGGTTGGCAGGGCAGTCCTGGGACAGCCCTTTAAGGTCCTCTGTCAGTCAGACACTGGCAGCCTGCCGATAAACTACACCCTGCTGAAGGATTACACCCCACTGAGCACAACCAGCGTCAAGCTGCCTTTTCAGCAAGCTCTCTTCACAGTCAACATCACCAACACTAATGAGATAAACAAGTACATGTGCGAGGCAAAGAATAGTCACAAGGAAGGCCCGCTCAGTAAAAGACTCAATGCTACTGTCGTAG TGCCTCTCTCAGACCTGATTCTGAGCTTCATCTCCAACTCACAAGAAATTTCTGAGGGAGGTTACCTCTACCTCATATGCAGCACTCTTGGCACACCACCCATCACCTTTAAATTGTACCATGAAGGCACTGAACAGCCCGTGTACAGCACAACCTCCAACCTGAACCACACAAGCTACGAGATCCCCGTTTTGTCCAAAGAGCACAGCGGCAAGTACTACTGCGAGGCTGTCAACCACGCCAACATCGTCATCACCAGTGACCCGGTCATCATAGATG TGCACCTGGCCTTGTGGAAGAAAGCTGTGATTGGGGTGTTCAGTCTGGTcgtgttgttggtgttgttggtgGCTGCTGTGCTGTACTTCAGATCcaacagaggtagagagacCTACAGTCCACCAGCAA GtaaaagagaagcagctgctgaatTGTCAGT
- the pecam1b gene encoding platelet endothelial cell adhesion molecule isoform X4: MGLLLLLTSTLLSSYFHPGRVVNAQQSFTIRDVTLSIEPSTDVTRDTNVTLRCQAIVSSSGQEPLSREYTIYKDSNTIYTKTSSTSEDLLYPLPEVRVSNTGKYKCAVNIEGKQVTSEAKKLTVTGLSRPVLHLNKRAVSEGEELTASCTAPGETGFIFFYFYEDSKEILEKQVNSNQAEAKLRFNSIGIHKIHCSYIVLVTPGSFKSNQSTSITVSVKELPITVVLEIAPQYKIYEGDQLVILCTMNNFAHSSESVHLYLSQGTRLLSTGSTKVNHSMVAQAKDPGEFECRLEMGNIVKVTTKTVSVTELFSVPTLTMSPAEVFQKDYMTLTCKSESYATERLSKGELTYSLDPPQSFLMSKDNGVFFGKALLYDFNYTCVAQAKGVVKHSETLTVRPKVAVSIPKISVVGRAVLGQPFKVLCQSDTGSLPINYTLLKDYTPLSTTSVKLPFQQALFTVNITNTNEINKYMCEAKNSHKEGPLSKRLNATVVVPLSDLILSFISNSQEISEGGYLYLICSTLGTPPITFKLYHEGTEQPVYSTTSNLNHTSYEIPVLSKEHSGKYYCEAVNHANIVITSDPVIIDVHLALWKKAVIGVFSLVVLLVLLVAAVLYFRSNRGRETYSPPASKREAAAELSVKPSSPKSDDSLTVNLTHDTEVYNAATDAAPLYDGTEGRVTNGVRDSVASLPNDISNRSSYSIPATV, from the exons ATGGGACTCCTGCTACTGCTCACCTCCACGCTCCTGTCCAGCT ACTTCCATCCAGGGAGAGTGGTGAATGCACAGCAAT CATTCACAATAAGAGACGTCACGCTGTCCATCGAGCCCAGCACTGACGTGACTCGGGACACTAATGTGACTCTGAGATGTCAAGCCATCGTGAGCAGCTCAGGGCAGGAGCCGCTCAGCCGTGAGTACACTATATACAAGGACAGCAACACAATCTACACCAAGACCTCCAGCACCTCAGAGGACCTTCTGTACCCACTGCCCGAGGTCAGAGTGTCCAACACCGGCAAATATAAGTGCGCGGTCAACATTGAGGGCAAACAGGTGACCAGCGAAGCCAAGAAGCTCACAGTGACAG GCCTGTCAAGACCAGTCCTCCACCTTAACAAACGCGCGGTCAGTGAAGGGGAGGAGCTAACGGCCAGCTGTACGGCACCCGGCGAGACAGGCTTCATTTTCTTCTACTTCTATGAAGACTCCAAAGAAATCCTGGAGAAGCAGGTCAACTCCAACCAGGCAGAGGCCAAGCTTCGCTTCAACAGCATTGGCATACACAAAATTCACTGTTCCTACATTGTTCTCGTAACGCCAGGCTCCTTCAAGTCCAACCAAAGCACCAGCATCACTGTTTCAGTCAAAG AGCTGCCTATCACCGTGGTTTTGGAGATTGCCCCTCAGTACAAGATCTATGAAGGAGACCAACTTGTCATCTTGTGCACCATGAACAACTTTGCACATAGCTCTGAAAGTGTCCACCTCTACCTGAGCCAGGGGACCCGCCTTCTCAGCACTGGAAGCACCAAAGTCAACCACAGCATGGTCGCACAGGCAAAGGACCCTGGAGAGTTTGAGTGCAGATTAGAGATGGGAAATATAGTGAAAGTCACCACAAAGACAGTTTCAGTGACTG AGCTGTTTTCAGTGCCCACTCTCACCATGTCTCCAGCTGAAGTCTTTCAAAAGGACTATATGACACTAACCTGCAAAAGTGAGAGCTACGCCACTGAAAGACTCAGCAAGGGAGAGCTGACTTACAGTCTTGATCCACCCCAAAGCTTCCTGATGTCCAAGGACAACGGAGTATTTTTTGGCAAGGCCCTGCTGTATGATTTCAACTATACCTGTGTCGCTCAAGCCAAGGGCGTcgtgaaacacagtgaaacccTGACTGTACGTCCCAAAG TTGCTGTCTCCATTCCAAAGATCTCGGTGGTTGGCAGGGCAGTCCTGGGACAGCCCTTTAAGGTCCTCTGTCAGTCAGACACTGGCAGCCTGCCGATAAACTACACCCTGCTGAAGGATTACACCCCACTGAGCACAACCAGCGTCAAGCTGCCTTTTCAGCAAGCTCTCTTCACAGTCAACATCACCAACACTAATGAGATAAACAAGTACATGTGCGAGGCAAAGAATAGTCACAAGGAAGGCCCGCTCAGTAAAAGACTCAATGCTACTGTCGTAG TGCCTCTCTCAGACCTGATTCTGAGCTTCATCTCCAACTCACAAGAAATTTCTGAGGGAGGTTACCTCTACCTCATATGCAGCACTCTTGGCACACCACCCATCACCTTTAAATTGTACCATGAAGGCACTGAACAGCCCGTGTACAGCACAACCTCCAACCTGAACCACACAAGCTACGAGATCCCCGTTTTGTCCAAAGAGCACAGCGGCAAGTACTACTGCGAGGCTGTCAACCACGCCAACATCGTCATCACCAGTGACCCGGTCATCATAGATG TGCACCTGGCCTTGTGGAAGAAAGCTGTGATTGGGGTGTTCAGTCTGGTcgtgttgttggtgttgttggtgGCTGCTGTGCTGTACTTCAGATCcaacagaggtagagagacCTACAGTCCACCAGCAA GtaaaagagaagcagctgctgaatTGTCAGT
- the pecam1b gene encoding platelet endothelial cell adhesion molecule isoform X9 codes for MGLLLLLTSTLLSSYFHPGRVVNAQQSFTIRDVTLSIEPSTDVTRDTNVTLRCQAIVSSSGQEPLSREYTIYKDSNTIYTKTSSTSEDLLYPLPEVRVSNTGKYKCAVNIEGKQVTSEAKKLTVTGLSRPVLHLNKRAVSEGEELTASCTAPGETGFIFFYFYEDSKEILEKQVNSNQAEAKLRFNSIGIHKIHCSYIVLVTPGSFKSNQSTSITVSVKELPITVVLEIAPQYKIYEGDQLVILCTMNNFAHSSESVHLYLSQGTRLLSTGSTKVNHSMVAQAKDPGEFECRLEMGNIVKVTTKTVSVTELFSVPTLTMSPAEVFQKDYMTLTCKSESYATERLSKGELTYSLDPPQSFLMSKDNGVFFGKALLYDFNYTCVAQAKGVVKHSETLTVRPKVAVSIPKISVVGRAVLGQPFKVLCQSDTGSLPINYTLLKDYTPLSTTSVKLPFQQALFTVNITNTNEINKYMCEAKNSHKEGPLSKRLNATVVVPLSDLILSFISNSQEISEGGYLYLICSTLGTPPITFKLYHEGTEQPVYSTTSNLNHTSYEIPVLSKEHSGKYYCEAVNHANIVITSDPVIIDVHLALWKKAVIGVFSLVVLLVLLVAAVLYFRSNRGKREAAAELSVRSTTL; via the exons ATGGGACTCCTGCTACTGCTCACCTCCACGCTCCTGTCCAGCT ACTTCCATCCAGGGAGAGTGGTGAATGCACAGCAAT CATTCACAATAAGAGACGTCACGCTGTCCATCGAGCCCAGCACTGACGTGACTCGGGACACTAATGTGACTCTGAGATGTCAAGCCATCGTGAGCAGCTCAGGGCAGGAGCCGCTCAGCCGTGAGTACACTATATACAAGGACAGCAACACAATCTACACCAAGACCTCCAGCACCTCAGAGGACCTTCTGTACCCACTGCCCGAGGTCAGAGTGTCCAACACCGGCAAATATAAGTGCGCGGTCAACATTGAGGGCAAACAGGTGACCAGCGAAGCCAAGAAGCTCACAGTGACAG GCCTGTCAAGACCAGTCCTCCACCTTAACAAACGCGCGGTCAGTGAAGGGGAGGAGCTAACGGCCAGCTGTACGGCACCCGGCGAGACAGGCTTCATTTTCTTCTACTTCTATGAAGACTCCAAAGAAATCCTGGAGAAGCAGGTCAACTCCAACCAGGCAGAGGCCAAGCTTCGCTTCAACAGCATTGGCATACACAAAATTCACTGTTCCTACATTGTTCTCGTAACGCCAGGCTCCTTCAAGTCCAACCAAAGCACCAGCATCACTGTTTCAGTCAAAG AGCTGCCTATCACCGTGGTTTTGGAGATTGCCCCTCAGTACAAGATCTATGAAGGAGACCAACTTGTCATCTTGTGCACCATGAACAACTTTGCACATAGCTCTGAAAGTGTCCACCTCTACCTGAGCCAGGGGACCCGCCTTCTCAGCACTGGAAGCACCAAAGTCAACCACAGCATGGTCGCACAGGCAAAGGACCCTGGAGAGTTTGAGTGCAGATTAGAGATGGGAAATATAGTGAAAGTCACCACAAAGACAGTTTCAGTGACTG AGCTGTTTTCAGTGCCCACTCTCACCATGTCTCCAGCTGAAGTCTTTCAAAAGGACTATATGACACTAACCTGCAAAAGTGAGAGCTACGCCACTGAAAGACTCAGCAAGGGAGAGCTGACTTACAGTCTTGATCCACCCCAAAGCTTCCTGATGTCCAAGGACAACGGAGTATTTTTTGGCAAGGCCCTGCTGTATGATTTCAACTATACCTGTGTCGCTCAAGCCAAGGGCGTcgtgaaacacagtgaaacccTGACTGTACGTCCCAAAG TTGCTGTCTCCATTCCAAAGATCTCGGTGGTTGGCAGGGCAGTCCTGGGACAGCCCTTTAAGGTCCTCTGTCAGTCAGACACTGGCAGCCTGCCGATAAACTACACCCTGCTGAAGGATTACACCCCACTGAGCACAACCAGCGTCAAGCTGCCTTTTCAGCAAGCTCTCTTCACAGTCAACATCACCAACACTAATGAGATAAACAAGTACATGTGCGAGGCAAAGAATAGTCACAAGGAAGGCCCGCTCAGTAAAAGACTCAATGCTACTGTCGTAG TGCCTCTCTCAGACCTGATTCTGAGCTTCATCTCCAACTCACAAGAAATTTCTGAGGGAGGTTACCTCTACCTCATATGCAGCACTCTTGGCACACCACCCATCACCTTTAAATTGTACCATGAAGGCACTGAACAGCCCGTGTACAGCACAACCTCCAACCTGAACCACACAAGCTACGAGATCCCCGTTTTGTCCAAAGAGCACAGCGGCAAGTACTACTGCGAGGCTGTCAACCACGCCAACATCGTCATCACCAGTGACCCGGTCATCATAGATG TGCACCTGGCCTTGTGGAAGAAAGCTGTGATTGGGGTGTTCAGTCTGGTcgtgttgttggtgttgttggtgGCTGCTGTGCTGTACTTCAGATCcaacagag GtaaaagagaagcagctgctgaatTGTCAGT
- the pecam1b gene encoding platelet endothelial cell adhesion molecule isoform X7, translating to MGLLLLLTSTLLSSYFHPGRVVNAQQSFTIRDVTLSIEPSTDVTRDTNVTLRCQAIVSSSGQEPLSREYTIYKDSNTIYTKTSSTSEDLLYPLPEVRVSNTGKYKCAVNIEGKQVTSEAKKLTVTGLSRPVLHLNKRAVSEGEELTASCTAPGETGFIFFYFYEDSKEILEKQVNSNQAEAKLRFNSIGIHKIHCSYIVLVTPGSFKSNQSTSITVSVKELPITVVLEIAPQYKIYEGDQLVILCTMNNFAHSSESVHLYLSQGTRLLSTGSTKVNHSMVAQAKDPGEFECRLEMGNIVKVTTKTVSVTELFSVPTLTMSPAEVFQKDYMTLTCKSESYATERLSKGELTYSLDPPQSFLMSKDNGVFFGKALLYDFNYTCVAQAKGVVKHSETLTVRPKVAVSIPKISVVGRAVLGQPFKVLCQSDTGSLPINYTLLKDYTPLSTTSVKLPFQQALFTVNITNTNEINKYMCEAKNSHKEGPLSKRLNATVVVPLSDLILSFISNSQEISEGGYLYLICSTLGTPPITFKLYHEGTEQPVYSTTSNLNHTSYEIPVLSKEHSGKYYCEAVNHANIVITSDPVIIDVHLALWKKAVIGVFSLVVLLVLLVAAVLYFRSNRGRETYSPPASKREAAAELSVLRALNQMTL from the exons ATGGGACTCCTGCTACTGCTCACCTCCACGCTCCTGTCCAGCT ACTTCCATCCAGGGAGAGTGGTGAATGCACAGCAAT CATTCACAATAAGAGACGTCACGCTGTCCATCGAGCCCAGCACTGACGTGACTCGGGACACTAATGTGACTCTGAGATGTCAAGCCATCGTGAGCAGCTCAGGGCAGGAGCCGCTCAGCCGTGAGTACACTATATACAAGGACAGCAACACAATCTACACCAAGACCTCCAGCACCTCAGAGGACCTTCTGTACCCACTGCCCGAGGTCAGAGTGTCCAACACCGGCAAATATAAGTGCGCGGTCAACATTGAGGGCAAACAGGTGACCAGCGAAGCCAAGAAGCTCACAGTGACAG GCCTGTCAAGACCAGTCCTCCACCTTAACAAACGCGCGGTCAGTGAAGGGGAGGAGCTAACGGCCAGCTGTACGGCACCCGGCGAGACAGGCTTCATTTTCTTCTACTTCTATGAAGACTCCAAAGAAATCCTGGAGAAGCAGGTCAACTCCAACCAGGCAGAGGCCAAGCTTCGCTTCAACAGCATTGGCATACACAAAATTCACTGTTCCTACATTGTTCTCGTAACGCCAGGCTCCTTCAAGTCCAACCAAAGCACCAGCATCACTGTTTCAGTCAAAG AGCTGCCTATCACCGTGGTTTTGGAGATTGCCCCTCAGTACAAGATCTATGAAGGAGACCAACTTGTCATCTTGTGCACCATGAACAACTTTGCACATAGCTCTGAAAGTGTCCACCTCTACCTGAGCCAGGGGACCCGCCTTCTCAGCACTGGAAGCACCAAAGTCAACCACAGCATGGTCGCACAGGCAAAGGACCCTGGAGAGTTTGAGTGCAGATTAGAGATGGGAAATATAGTGAAAGTCACCACAAAGACAGTTTCAGTGACTG AGCTGTTTTCAGTGCCCACTCTCACCATGTCTCCAGCTGAAGTCTTTCAAAAGGACTATATGACACTAACCTGCAAAAGTGAGAGCTACGCCACTGAAAGACTCAGCAAGGGAGAGCTGACTTACAGTCTTGATCCACCCCAAAGCTTCCTGATGTCCAAGGACAACGGAGTATTTTTTGGCAAGGCCCTGCTGTATGATTTCAACTATACCTGTGTCGCTCAAGCCAAGGGCGTcgtgaaacacagtgaaacccTGACTGTACGTCCCAAAG TTGCTGTCTCCATTCCAAAGATCTCGGTGGTTGGCAGGGCAGTCCTGGGACAGCCCTTTAAGGTCCTCTGTCAGTCAGACACTGGCAGCCTGCCGATAAACTACACCCTGCTGAAGGATTACACCCCACTGAGCACAACCAGCGTCAAGCTGCCTTTTCAGCAAGCTCTCTTCACAGTCAACATCACCAACACTAATGAGATAAACAAGTACATGTGCGAGGCAAAGAATAGTCACAAGGAAGGCCCGCTCAGTAAAAGACTCAATGCTACTGTCGTAG TGCCTCTCTCAGACCTGATTCTGAGCTTCATCTCCAACTCACAAGAAATTTCTGAGGGAGGTTACCTCTACCTCATATGCAGCACTCTTGGCACACCACCCATCACCTTTAAATTGTACCATGAAGGCACTGAACAGCCCGTGTACAGCACAACCTCCAACCTGAACCACACAAGCTACGAGATCCCCGTTTTGTCCAAAGAGCACAGCGGCAAGTACTACTGCGAGGCTGTCAACCACGCCAACATCGTCATCACCAGTGACCCGGTCATCATAGATG TGCACCTGGCCTTGTGGAAGAAAGCTGTGATTGGGGTGTTCAGTCTGGTcgtgttgttggtgttgttggtgGCTGCTGTGCTGTACTTCAGATCcaacagaggtagagagacCTACAGTCCACCAGCAA GtaaaagagaagcagctgctgaatTGTCAGT